The following coding sequences are from one Rutidosis leptorrhynchoides isolate AG116_Rl617_1_P2 chromosome 11, CSIRO_AGI_Rlap_v1, whole genome shotgun sequence window:
- the LOC139875369 gene encoding uncharacterized mitochondrial protein AtMg00810-like, translating to MVLEEEYIMLVKVYVDDIIFGSTNQKMVDNFQDVMQKRFKMSSLGAINFFLGLQVDQTEKASFYINRKSSSGESRDYAGKYKGKSQSNSIWAIIGSLMYLTTSRPDIMFASCLCARYQAQPNMNHMLAAKKIMRYLKGTPSLALWYPRKDEFDLTVYIDSDYRGCKRDFKSTSGGCQFLGSKW from the exons ATGGTTTTAGAAGAGGAGTATATAATGTTGGTAAAGGTGTATGTGGACGATATCATCTTTGGGTCAACAAATCAGAAAATGGTTGATAACTTTCAAGATGTAATGCAGAAACGATTCAAGATGAGTTCACTAGGGGCTATTAATTTCTTTTTAGGGTTGCAGGTTGATCAAACGGAAAAGGCATCTTTCTACATCAATCGAA AATCCTCTAgcggtgaatcacgggattacgCTGGAAAATACAAGGGCAAAAGTCAATCCAACTCTATATGGGCAAttattggttctttaatgtatcttacGACATCTCGCCCGGATAtcatgttcgcaagttgtttgtgCGCTCGTTATCAAGCACAACCGAACATGAATCATATGTTAGCAGCAAAGAAGATCATGCGTTATCTTAAGGGGACTCCAAGTTTGGCCTTATGGTATCCGAGAAAGGATGAGTTTGATCTGACGGTATACATTGATTCTGACTACAGGGGttgcaaaagagattttaaatcgaCCTCTGGTGGTTGTCAGTTTCTAGGTAGCAAGTGGTAA